Proteins from one Flavobacterium branchiarum genomic window:
- a CDS encoding site-specific recombinase, with protein sequence MKLRLRRKPKMTLERYFEENFKDQQLWESNRENVELLVELVNLVRPKKIKKATVVDLSELIELLKENQNYRDGLMDCISAHLKNRKFNKILSDAGILQNANFFYEVRKRLFAKLIPEQPEKDTLQFILNQVFFVKTDPLWIKKIPQEQIWELYSLLEFRSIYETSDEKSSLTELVFAMEVITYRICGCAMETDVIQMVPEYENYESPFLAFQRELLLISEKIIESNVNYMHPDDLGYKQLIILHKQCTDYIETAFKNSNKFGISLRVNQSLLRIRQQLNRLKSLIPLLIQTEEDDAKKNTIYLSYILIKYNCDKNNIDKLISESTQLLSYEITQHTANTGEHYITNSRKEYYKMFYSAAGGGFIVGILCIIKLLLGKVDASGFGHVLLYSMNYSIGFIIIYILGFTLATKQPAMTASALVRALQEGFKHKDQDKNEYKYKEFAIFFARVFRSQFIAFVGNVLIAFPVSLLGIWAIDQVFHYNIAEEKWPILINDLNPIYSAAIFHAAIAGVFLFLSGIIAGSIANRDKHNHMYYRIQEHPLLKLSLGKKMTKKLASLYEKKWAGIISNFWFGIFMGSTVFIGIFFGLNIDVRHITFASGNFAMGLYGAEFDITQWMFFWSVLGIGLIGLVNFMVSFSLSLGLAFRSRDIPISELKQVTSAIIKYFLSKPSHFFFPPKNSVSQ encoded by the coding sequence ATGAAATTGAGATTGAGGAGAAAACCAAAAATGACCTTAGAGCGCTATTTTGAAGAAAACTTTAAAGACCAACAGTTATGGGAATCAAATAGAGAAAATGTAGAGCTACTTGTAGAACTGGTGAATTTGGTTCGTCCAAAAAAAATAAAAAAAGCAACAGTTGTAGATTTATCTGAACTGATTGAGCTACTTAAAGAAAATCAAAATTACCGTGATGGTTTGATGGACTGTATTAGTGCTCATTTAAAAAATAGGAAGTTCAATAAGATTCTTTCCGATGCGGGTATTCTACAGAATGCTAATTTCTTTTATGAAGTGCGTAAGCGTTTATTTGCCAAACTTATACCGGAACAACCAGAAAAAGACACCTTACAATTTATACTAAATCAAGTCTTCTTTGTTAAGACTGACCCGTTATGGATTAAGAAAATACCCCAAGAACAAATCTGGGAATTATATTCGCTATTAGAATTTCGTTCTATTTATGAAACGAGCGATGAGAAGTCTTCACTTACAGAGTTAGTATTTGCGATGGAGGTTATTACCTATCGTATTTGTGGCTGTGCTATGGAAACAGATGTAATCCAAATGGTACCTGAATATGAAAATTACGAGAGTCCTTTTCTTGCCTTTCAACGAGAGTTGTTGTTAATAAGCGAAAAGATAATTGAGTCTAATGTAAACTACATGCATCCCGATGATTTAGGTTATAAACAATTGATTATCCTACACAAACAATGTACTGACTATATAGAAACGGCTTTTAAGAATAGCAATAAATTTGGTATATCATTACGAGTAAATCAAAGTCTGTTACGAATCCGCCAACAATTGAATCGCTTGAAATCATTAATACCTCTTTTGATACAAACTGAAGAGGATGATGCCAAAAAGAACACGATTTACCTGTCTTATATACTGATTAAATACAACTGTGATAAAAATAATATAGATAAATTAATTAGTGAGAGTACGCAACTATTATCATACGAAATAACACAACATACAGCCAATACAGGAGAACATTACATTACAAACAGTCGTAAGGAATATTATAAAATGTTTTATTCTGCTGCAGGTGGTGGTTTTATCGTTGGAATACTGTGTATTATTAAACTATTATTAGGAAAAGTAGATGCCAGTGGATTTGGACATGTTCTATTGTATAGTATGAATTACTCCATAGGATTTATCATCATTTATATTCTAGGATTCACGCTTGCAACAAAGCAACCTGCAATGACAGCTTCTGCATTGGTAAGAGCTTTGCAGGAAGGTTTTAAACACAAAGATCAAGATAAAAATGAATACAAGTACAAAGAGTTTGCAATCTTTTTTGCACGTGTATTCCGTTCGCAGTTTATAGCATTCGTTGGGAATGTTCTTATTGCTTTTCCTGTTTCATTATTAGGAATCTGGGCAATTGACCAAGTGTTTCATTATAATATAGCCGAAGAAAAATGGCCTATTCTAATTAACGATCTAAATCCAATTTATTCTGCTGCAATTTTTCATGCTGCCATAGCTGGAGTTTTTCTTTTTTTATCTGGAATTATAGCAGGAAGTATTGCTAATCGAGACAAACACAACCATATGTATTATCGTATTCAGGAGCATCCATTGCTTAAGTTGAGTTTAGGTAAAAAAATGACTAAAAAACTGGCTTCTTTGTATGAAAAAAAATGGGCAGGAATTATATCCAATTTTTGGTTTGGTATTTTTATGGGAAGCACTGTTTTTATTGGAATATTCTTTGGATTAAATATTGATGTTAGACACATTACTTTTGCTAGTGGGAATTTTGCGATGGGCTTATATGGTGCTGAATTTGATATTACGCAATGGATGTTTTTCTGGTCAGTTTTAGGTATTGGTCTTATTGGTCTAGTCAATTTTATGGTTAGTTTTAGTTTGTCATTAGGACTTGCTTTTCGTTCGAGAGACATTCCGATATCCGAATTAAAACAGGTGACAAGTGCAATCATTAAGTACTTTTTGAGTAAACCGTCCCATTTCTTTTTTCCACCAAAGAACAGTGTGTCACAGTAG
- a CDS encoding GNAT family N-acetyltransferase: MKLITLENIEIDSIVEVLNLSFSDYIVPFKLNSEQLEAKIVAENIKLDLSIGILSSGRLVGFMLHAINEFDGQLIAYNGATGVIPEYRGQGLVAKMYDYLLPKLKALDVKEMVLEVIVGNNAAIRAYEKMDYKIHRTLNCYGGSIEISNKKSVATIKELKDFDWATFTSFWSIAPTWQNTVKSLDNSKERCGILEAYIENEPVGYLVYNRTTRRILQIAVAAKYRRNGVGAQLVNKMVETIDSKEVSINNIEDNSIETNAFLKNLGLLNRVSQYEMKRKI, translated from the coding sequence ATGAAGCTTATTACTTTAGAGAACATAGAAATTGATAGCATTGTTGAGGTGTTAAATTTGTCATTTTCAGATTATATTGTACCATTCAAACTCAATTCAGAACAATTAGAAGCTAAGATTGTAGCAGAAAACATAAAATTAGATTTGTCAATTGGTATACTGTCATCGGGTAGATTAGTGGGTTTTATGCTTCATGCCATAAATGAATTTGATGGACAATTGATCGCCTATAATGGTGCAACAGGAGTTATTCCAGAATATAGAGGACAAGGTTTGGTTGCTAAAATGTATGATTATCTACTACCTAAATTAAAAGCTTTAGACGTAAAGGAAATGGTACTCGAAGTTATTGTAGGTAATAATGCCGCAATTCGAGCTTATGAAAAAATGGACTATAAAATTCATAGGACTCTTAATTGCTATGGAGGATCTATCGAAATAAGCAATAAAAAAAGTGTTGCAACAATTAAAGAATTGAAAGATTTTGATTGGGCTACTTTTACTTCCTTTTGGTCTATAGCGCCTACTTGGCAAAATACAGTTAAGAGCTTAGATAATAGCAAGGAACGTTGTGGTATTTTGGAGGCTTATATCGAAAATGAACCAGTGGGTTATTTAGTTTATAATCGTACAACACGACGAATTTTACAAATTGCTGTAGCCGCTAAGTACAGACGTAATGGAGTAGGGGCTCAATTGGTAAATAAAATGGTAGAAACAATCGATTCGAAAGAAGTATCCATAAATAATATTGAAGACAATTCAATCGAAACAAATGCTTTTTTAAAGAATTTAGGGCTTCTAAACAGAGTGTCTCAATACGAAATGAAAAGAAAGATTTAA
- a CDS encoding OmpA family protein yields the protein MYRYRKCYVALLIVISTLGVTAQDRKPEIKVANEYFDRNQYKQASLIYEKLAQKKNVKTVLLEKLAYSYKEMNDYDKASQWYQVITQRNDASKDFFLFYGDILKNQGNYSKAKEVYMQYKQIDSKDISARIMGCDSAMVWLKKTSSNKIANLQKVNTSASEWGPTMYNGKSIVFASDSLRNSLFGREINKKVKYGWTGRPYIKLYQYTPNDSNTSDVIQFSKELNQFKYHVGPITFSSDYTIAYFTVTNQEKIVHKKDPNSNFYGARRLEIYSSTLINGIWQEPVAFAYNNVEAYSVGHPALSKDGNTLYFSSDMPGGSGKTDLWYSEKNSDGSWGNPINCGTTINTSEEDQFPTIAENNQLYFASKGHPGMGGFDIFSTTGQKNQWTKPLNLRNPINSPADDFFLTMLDPSNGYFSSNRKEGMGNDDIYSCTIVPEKIVPEKITPEPLIVDRQPQQKDNTTPKTGEKFILYYYFDKANIRKDASQVLDSVATLLKQYPEMKIKFSSYTDSRGPKNYNLVLSQKRAQSAMAYLQKKGIAKNRMSAKGYGETHLVNHCGNGVKCSEEEHQKNRRTEVVIISL from the coding sequence ATGTATAGATATAGAAAATGCTACGTAGCACTATTAATAGTGATAAGCACACTAGGTGTAACAGCCCAAGATCGTAAGCCAGAAATTAAAGTCGCCAACGAATATTTTGATAGGAATCAATATAAACAAGCGTCATTGATTTATGAGAAACTTGCACAGAAAAAAAATGTAAAAACGGTTCTATTAGAAAAGTTAGCTTACAGTTATAAAGAGATGAATGACTATGACAAAGCATCACAATGGTACCAAGTAATTACACAAAGAAATGATGCAAGTAAAGATTTTTTTCTTTTTTATGGCGACATCTTAAAGAATCAAGGAAATTATAGCAAAGCAAAAGAAGTATATATGCAGTACAAGCAAATCGATTCTAAAGATATTTCTGCTCGAATTATGGGATGTGACTCGGCAATGGTTTGGCTCAAAAAAACTTCTTCAAATAAGATCGCTAACCTTCAAAAAGTGAACACCTCGGCATCAGAATGGGGACCAACAATGTACAATGGTAAAAGTATTGTTTTTGCTTCCGATTCTCTTAGGAATTCTTTATTTGGTAGAGAAATCAATAAAAAAGTAAAATATGGATGGACAGGACGCCCCTACATTAAGCTTTATCAGTATACACCAAATGATTCAAATACAAGTGATGTTATACAATTTTCAAAAGAGCTCAATCAATTCAAATACCATGTAGGCCCAATAACCTTCAGTTCTGACTATACAATTGCTTATTTTACTGTAACTAATCAAGAAAAAATAGTACATAAAAAAGACCCTAACTCTAATTTTTATGGTGCTAGAAGGCTTGAAATTTACAGCAGTACTTTAATAAATGGAATTTGGCAGGAACCTGTTGCTTTTGCTTACAATAATGTAGAAGCCTACTCTGTTGGTCATCCAGCACTTAGCAAGGATGGTAATACGCTTTACTTTAGCAGTGATATGCCAGGTGGAAGTGGTAAAACTGATCTTTGGTACTCAGAAAAAAATAGCGATGGTAGTTGGGGCAATCCTATAAATTGTGGTACTACTATTAACACAAGTGAAGAAGATCAATTTCCTACTATAGCCGAAAACAACCAATTGTATTTTGCTAGCAAAGGACATCCTGGAATGGGAGGTTTTGACATTTTTAGTACAACAGGACAAAAAAATCAATGGACAAAACCGCTGAACTTGAGAAACCCAATAAACTCTCCTGCTGATGATTTTTTCTTAACTATGCTTGATCCTTCTAATGGTTATTTTTCTTCTAATCGAAAAGAAGGTATGGGAAATGATGACATCTACAGTTGTACTATTGTACCAGAAAAAATAGTTCCAGAGAAAATAACACCGGAACCTTTAATAGTTGATAGACAACCTCAACAAAAAGATAATACAACACCTAAGACTGGAGAAAAATTTATTCTATATTACTATTTTGACAAAGCCAACATTCGTAAAGACGCCTCACAAGTATTAGATAGCGTTGCTACTTTACTCAAGCAATATCCAGAAATGAAGATAAAATTTTCATCTTATACTGACTCGAGAGGACCTAAAAACTACAATTTAGTTTTATCTCAAAAGCGTGCTCAATCTGCTATGGCTTATCTTCAAAAAAAGGGTATTGCAAAAAATAGAATGTCTGCCAAAGGATATGGAGAAACTCACTTAGTTAATCATTGTGGTAATGGTGTAAAATGCTCCGAAGAAGAGCACCAAAAAAACAGAAGAACAGAGGTCGTAATTATCTCATTATAA
- a CDS encoding PorP/SprF family type IX secretion system membrane protein, which produces MTKNGVMQLKLCLLLVWLVTSGLTAIAQQDIQFSQYVFNGLSLNPAYAGYKEDIYINSTYRKQWVSFPGSPETGTLTVDGLTNISGYKTVGLGAQITWDRVGPQDVVSFYASYAYRIRMNAADDSRLSLGLSLGVNQYSIDGDRLLPTDQGDPNLPEGRVSTTKPNANFGIYYYEPSFYVGMSVLNIFPSNIYDDAFTGKNNYDYLVTRKVPHYYLTSGFMVTISEDVKLKPSFMIKDDFKGPTNIDLNALFLIGERFWIGGSYRSAVKLWNKNDLQKGLEKKDAVSLMTEIYATERLRIGYSYDFATSKLDSYQKGSHEISIGFLLFNKKRAERISSPRYF; this is translated from the coding sequence ATGACAAAAAATGGTGTAATGCAATTAAAGTTATGTTTGCTATTAGTATGGTTAGTAACTTCAGGCCTCACAGCAATTGCGCAACAAGATATACAGTTTAGCCAATATGTCTTTAATGGACTTAGTCTAAATCCAGCATATGCAGGATATAAAGAAGATATTTATATCAATTCTACCTATCGAAAACAATGGGTCAGCTTTCCTGGGTCACCTGAAACAGGTACACTTACAGTCGATGGTCTGACAAATATTTCGGGATATAAAACTGTAGGACTCGGTGCTCAAATTACTTGGGATCGTGTAGGTCCACAAGATGTGGTGTCCTTTTACGCCTCTTATGCTTACAGGATAAGAATGAATGCAGCAGATGATAGCCGACTATCGCTAGGGCTTAGTCTAGGTGTAAATCAATATTCTATCGATGGAGATCGATTATTACCTACCGATCAAGGAGATCCAAATCTTCCCGAAGGAAGAGTCAGTACAACAAAGCCCAATGCAAATTTTGGAATCTACTATTATGAGCCTTCTTTTTACGTCGGGATGTCTGTGCTTAATATTTTTCCAAGTAACATATATGATGATGCCTTTACAGGAAAAAACAATTATGATTATCTCGTTACCCGCAAAGTACCGCATTATTACTTAACATCTGGATTTATGGTAACCATCTCTGAAGATGTGAAGTTAAAGCCATCCTTCATGATAAAAGATGATTTTAAAGGACCTACAAATATCGACTTAAATGCTTTATTTTTAATTGGAGAACGTTTTTGGATTGGAGGATCATACCGTTCTGCAGTCAAGTTATGGAATAAAAATGACTTACAAAAAGGGTTAGAAAAAAAGGACGCTGTTAGTCTTATGACTGAAATATATGCTACCGAACGCCTTAGAATAGGTTATTCTTATGATTTTGCAACCAGCAAACTGGATAGTTATCAGAAAGGCTCACATGAAATCTCAATAGGTTTTTTATTATTCAATAAAAAAAGAGCAGAACGCATTAGTAGCCCGCGTTATTTTTAG